The following coding sequences lie in one Candidatus Methylomirabilota bacterium genomic window:
- a CDS encoding IS110 family transposase — MEQDTIYVGLDDSKRVIVAGILRPGQHEPEGRRIPNEPHAIGQLVKRLQREGTVHAAYEAGPAGYALYRRLTALGVTCTVAAPALTPRKPGDRIKTDKRDALKLARLLRAGELTAIHVPDEAQEAVRDLVRCREDIHEDVRRWQHRLVRFLDRHDRVYCPGRHWTARHWAWLRAQQFDDPALQHTLAAHLHAVEHALARRADLERELQALAQRAPYAEPVGWLRCFRGIDTLSAMVLLTELHDFQRFHTPRELMAFLGLVPSELTTADRHRRFGITKAGNTHARRILVEAAWHYRHRPRCSARLAARSAGQPSALQALAWKAQTRLHRRYCHLVGRGKRSPVAIVAVARELVGFLWAAMRQVQPAS, encoded by the coding sequence ATGGAGCAGGATACCATCTACGTGGGACTCGATGACAGCAAGCGCGTGATCGTCGCCGGCATTCTGCGGCCCGGGCAGCACGAGCCGGAGGGGCGGCGCATCCCCAACGAGCCGCACGCCATCGGGCAGCTCGTCAAGCGCCTGCAGCGCGAGGGCACCGTGCACGCCGCTTACGAGGCGGGCCCGGCCGGCTACGCCTTGTACCGGCGGCTCACCGCCCTCGGGGTCACCTGTACCGTCGCTGCGCCCGCCCTCACCCCGCGCAAACCGGGCGACCGCATCAAGACCGACAAGCGCGATGCCCTCAAGCTGGCCCGCCTCCTCCGCGCCGGCGAGCTGACGGCCATCCATGTCCCCGACGAAGCCCAGGAAGCCGTCCGCGATCTCGTCCGCTGCCGCGAAGACATCCACGAGGACGTCCGCCGCTGGCAACACCGCCTCGTCCGCTTCCTCGACCGCCACGACCGCGTCTATTGTCCCGGCCGCCACTGGACCGCTCGCCACTGGGCCTGGCTCCGCGCTCAGCAGTTTGACGACCCGGCGCTGCAGCACACCCTCGCCGCTCACCTGCACGCGGTGGAGCACGCCCTCGCCCGCCGCGCCGACCTCGAGCGTGAGCTGCAGGCCCTCGCCCAGCGCGCGCCCTACGCCGAGCCGGTCGGCTGGCTCCGGTGCTTCCGCGGCATCGACACCCTCTCGGCCATGGTCCTGCTCACCGAACTGCACGACTTCCAGCGCTTTCACACCCCGCGTGAGCTCATGGCCTTCCTCGGCCTGGTGCCCAGTGAGCTCACCACCGCCGACCGGCACCGCCGCTTCGGGATCACCAAGGCCGGAAACACGCATGCCCGCCGCATCCTCGTCGAAGCCGCCTGGCATTACCGCCACCGGCCCCGCTGCAGTGCCCGCTTGGCCGCCCGCAGTGCAGGCCAACCCAGCGCCCTCCAGGCCCTGGCCTGGAAAGCCCAGACGCGCCTGCACCGGCGCTACTGCCACCTCGTCGGCCGCGGCAAGCGCAGCCCCGTCGCGATCGTCGCCGTGGCCCGCGAACTCGTCGGCTTCCTCTGGGCCGCGATGCGGCAGGTCCAGCCAGCGAGCTAG
- a CDS encoding nuclear transport factor 2 family protein — MRTRRWVCLSIGVAIALAVLSAMAADKGEQEVRALIPKIVQAWESMDIGKVDPYYAADPDLTFFDVAPLKYANWAEYRTGVQKVFFEPNRSLKFTVKDDVRVHRHRRLAWATFTFGADVVNKQGASSHLDGRWTMILEQRKNSWVVVHEHVSVPLAGS; from the coding sequence ATGCGTACGCGACGGTGGGTGTGTCTGTCGATCGGGGTGGCGATCGCGCTGGCCGTCCTGTCGGCGATGGCTGCCGACAAGGGCGAGCAAGAGGTGCGCGCCCTCATCCCGAAGATCGTCCAGGCCTGGGAGAGCATGGACATCGGCAAGGTCGACCCGTATTACGCCGCCGATCCGGATCTGACCTTCTTCGACGTCGCGCCCCTGAAGTACGCCAACTGGGCCGAGTACCGAACCGGCGTGCAGAAGGTGTTCTTCGAGCCCAACCGCAGCCTGAAGTTTACGGTGAAGGATGATGTGCGTGTCCACCGCCACCGCCGGCTGGCCTGGGCGACCTTCACCTTTGGCGCGGACGTCGTCAACAAGCAGGGCGCGAGCTCACACCTGGACGGACGCTGGACGATGATTCTCGAGCAGCGCAAGAACAGCTGGGTGGTGGTGCACGAGCATGTGTCGGTTCCGCTCGCCGGCTCCTGA